Proteins encoded together in one Bos indicus isolate NIAB-ARS_2022 breed Sahiwal x Tharparkar chromosome 3, NIAB-ARS_B.indTharparkar_mat_pri_1.0, whole genome shotgun sequence window:
- the MPZ gene encoding myelin protein P0 — MAPGAPSSSPSPILAALLFSSLVLSPVQAIVVYTDKEVHGAVGSQVTLYCSFWSSEWVSDDLSFTWRYQPEGGRDAISIFHYAKGQPYIDEVGTFKERIQWVGDPHRKDGSIVIHNLDYGDNGTFTCDVKNPPDIVGKTSQVTLYVFEKVPTRYGVVLGAVIGGVLGVVLLALLLFYLIRYCWLRRQAALQRRLSAMEKGKLHKTAKDASKRGRQTPVLYAMLDHSRSTKAASEKKTKGLGESRKDKK; from the exons ATGGCTCCTGGGGCTCCCTCGTCCAGCCCCAGTCCTATCCTGGCTGCGCTACTCTTCTCCTCCTTGG TGCTCTCCCCTGTCCAGGCCATTGTGGTCTACACAGACAAGGAGGTCCACGGTGCTGTGGGCTCCCAGGTGACCCTGTACTGCTCCTTCTGGTCCAGTGAGTGGGTTTCAGATGACCTCTCCTTCACCTGGCGCTACCAGCCCGAAGGGGGCCGTGATGCCATCTCG ATCTTCCACTACGCCAAGGGACAGCCCTACATCGATGAGGTGGGGACCTTCAAAGAGCGCATCCAGTGGGTAGGGGACCCTCACCGGAAGGATGGCTCCATTGTCATACACAACCTGGACTATGGTGACAACGGCACTTTCACCTGTGACGTCAAAAACCCCCCAGACATAGTGGGCAAGACCTCTCAGGTCACGCTCTATGTCTTTGAAAAAG TGCCTACGAGGTACGGGGTGGTGCTGGGAGCCGTGATCGGGGGCGTCCTGGGGGTGGTGCTGTTGGCGCTGCTGCTTTTCTACCTGATTCGGTACTGCTGGCTACGCAGGCAGGCGGCCCTGCAGAGGAGGCTCAG TGCCATGGAGAAGGGCAAATTGCACAAGACTGCGAAGGACGCCTCAAAGCGCGGCCGGCAG ACGCCGGTTCTGTATGCCATGCTGGACCACAGCAGAAGCACCAAAGCTGCCAGTGAGAAGAAGACTAAAGGGCTGGGGGAGTCTCGCAAGGATAAGAAATAG